Within the Enterococcus hirae ATCC 9790 genome, the region GTTGCTACTATTGCAGGTGGATCTACGACAATTCTAGCTAAAGCGATCTATATTATTGTAGGAATTTGTGCTATTTATTGTTTGAAATTCTTTCCACTTATTACAAATAGAGTAGAACGATAATTTTTTAATTATCCTCTGTTCCTAATATAAATAAAGCAGTCATGAGCGTTAGTTTGTATGCTCATGACTGTTTTTATTTATATTCATGTAAGCGTTA harbors:
- a CDS encoding DUF378 domain-containing protein produces the protein MKTLDIIALTLLIVGGLNWLLVGLLEFDLVATIAGGSTTILAKAIYIIVGICAIYCLKFFPLITNRVER